One stretch of Miscanthus floridulus cultivar M001 chromosome 18, ASM1932011v1, whole genome shotgun sequence DNA includes these proteins:
- the LOC136519469 gene encoding U-box domain-containing protein 28-like, with translation MMKAGRDSTEAAVAVLWAVCHRYWDRRAADAAAAAEGGLTRLLLLMQSGCSAAARQMALELLKIYRVNAKCCLAGYDSKTTHIMPF, from the coding sequence ATGATGAAGGCCGGGCGCGACAGCACCGAGGCCGCCGTGGCCGTGCTCTGGGCGGTCTGCCACCGGTACTGGGACCGCCGGGCGGCGGACGCGGCTGCGGCGGCCGAGGGCGGGCTCACGAGGCTGCTCCTGCTGATGCAGAGCGGGtgctcggcggcggcgaggcagATGGCGCTGGAGCTGCTCAAGATATACAGGGTGAACGCCAAGTGCTGCCTCGCCGGCTACGACTCCAAGACCACCCACATCATGCCGTTCTGA